One Mycolicibacterium rufum genomic window, CACGTCGGGCGACGACATCGCGGCCAGCCGCGGCGCGGTGATGGAACGCGGCCGCACCCAGGTGCGCTGACGGCACGCGCCGCGAGTGCGCGAACCTTGACATCTCGCACAGCCGGGGCATGGTCGATGGGGTGAGTGCGCATCCGCTTCCGGTCAACCATCACGCCGATCACCCCGGCTTCTCGGGAGTCACCGGCGCCGTGATGGCGTGGCTGTTCCTGCTCATGGGACGCGACACCGCCCGGCTGGCCGCCGACGTGTCGGGCATCGGCCCGTCGGACGTCGTCGTCGACATCGGTTGCGGCGCAGGCAATGCCGCCCGTGCGGCAGCCCGGCGCGGGGCCCGTGTCACCGGTGTCGACCCGTCGCCGACCATGCTGCGGGTCGCCCGCACGGCCACGCGCGGCCTGCCCGCGCTCACCTGGGCGCAGGGCGGGG contains:
- a CDS encoding class I SAM-dependent methyltransferase; translated protein: MVDGVSAHPLPVNHHADHPGFSGVTGAVMAWLFLLMGRDTARLAADVSGIGPSDVVVDIGCGAGNAARAAARRGARVTGVDPSPTMLRVARTATRGLPALTWAQGGAESLPVPEGSATAVWALATVHHWRDVDAALREIVRVLAPGGRLLALERQVQPDATGFASHGWTRQQADSFAALCRSAGMVDVEVAEHRAGRRDLWAVTATHA